One genomic window of Sardina pilchardus chromosome 15, fSarPil1.1, whole genome shotgun sequence includes the following:
- the LOC134101594 gene encoding uncharacterized protein LOC134101594, translating to MDNPDRDDQHCKHSAPLPSSSPGDQEENTSCEELTTPSEEVKIGPSEERKPASLTETVLRTPSGATCEDLEKKVSALEMQTEASVDESSAGEDSASNEPSYPTKSDYLFIGDHHAKWWNWYQKKYGYLSKHDFFTVQCLEWEVQSSNDLPDDSDSDEEESSSDYEQEAREESMVMDIPGAFVPCNPVVMEVYRVAMMEWKHFVLAERFQEMDGPGLSWGLLALVCKMGGVVSGSDIAELLMLKMKTFAKAASRPTAGTTSIAMALIAGKAEEALDLAMRRGLMHHAFILGSFVGIQPSLWMKGCFDSVEDADPLKTYYQVQLGEIPSMASVSGHMNLFMDLAH from the exons ATGGATAATCCCGATAGGGATGACCAGCACTGTAAACACAGTGCTCCCCTACCCTCGTCGTCCCCGGGGGACCAGGAAGAAAACACCTCTTGTGAGGAATTAACGACCCCGTCCGAAGAGGTGAAGATAGGCCCGTCTGAGGAGCGAAAGCCTGCATCACTAACGGAAACCGTGTTAAGGACTCCTTCAGGTGCCACATGTGAGGATTTGGAAAAGAAAGTGTCCGCCCTGGAGATGCAGACTGAAGCCAGTGTAGATGAGAGCTCCGCTGGTGAAGACTCTGCTTCAAACGAACCCTCTTATCCAACTAAATCTGATTATCTTTTTATTGG GGATCATCATGCCAAGTGGTGGAACTGGTACCAAAAGAAGTATGGCTATCTCTCCAAGCATGATTTCTTTACTGTCCAGTGTCTTGAG TGGGAGGTGCAATCATCAAATGATCTCCCAGatgacagtgacagtgatgAGGAAGAGTCGTCGTCG gaCTATGAGCAGGAGGCCAGAGAAGAGAGCATGGTTATGGACATCCCTGGAGCCTTTGTGCC CTGCAACCCTGTTGTGATGGAGGTGTATCGCGTGGCCATGATGGAGTGGAAGCATTTTGTCCTGGCAGAGAGGTTTCAGGAGATGGACGGGCCTGGACTGAGCTGGGGGCTCCTGGCTCTAGTCTGCAAGATGGGCGGA GTGGTCAGTGGCAGTGACATTGCTGAGTTGCTGATGCTGAAAATGAAAACCTTTGCCAAGGCAGCTTCAAGACCCACGGCAGGAACCACCAGCATAGCTATGGCCCTTATTGCTGGCAAGGCTGAG GAAGCTCTGGACCTGGCTATGAGGCGAGGCTTGATGCACCATGCCTTCATTCTCGGCAGCTTTGTTGGTATTCAACCATCTCTTTGGATGAAAGG GTGCTTTGATAGTGTCGAGGATGCGGATCCACTGAAGACGTACTATCAAGTCCAGTTGGGAGAGATCCCCTCCATGGCCTCTGTGAGTGGTCATATGAACTTATTCATGGACTTAGCACACTGA